The following are encoded together in the Terriglobales bacterium genome:
- a CDS encoding class I SAM-dependent methyltransferase: MGVAAHLGIDLAQYDARIRTFIPHYEEMLDVAASYVDPASGIIVDLGVGTGALSARCRAFAPAAKFVGVDSDPEMLKAAERRVSGAQFICSSFLRCEIPPCDAIVASFALHHVRTRSAKRALYQRIAVALRSGGQIVNVDCQPAQEKRIAKRQFEAWKTHLRLSYDERQAGDYLSAWAKEDVYVPLASEIVLMEDAGFRVEVLWRKDAFAVLQGRRS, from the coding sequence ATGGGAGTCGCCGCACATCTTGGCATTGATCTGGCGCAATACGACGCGCGCATCCGCACATTCATACCGCATTACGAGGAAATGCTGGATGTCGCTGCTTCGTATGTCGATCCCGCTTCGGGAATCATTGTCGATCTCGGAGTTGGAACGGGAGCACTTTCTGCTCGCTGTCGCGCCTTCGCGCCCGCAGCAAAGTTCGTGGGCGTCGATTCGGATCCAGAGATGTTGAAAGCTGCAGAAAGGCGTGTTTCGGGTGCGCAGTTTATCTGCAGTTCGTTTCTTCGTTGCGAGATCCCGCCCTGTGATGCCATCGTTGCTTCCTTTGCTCTGCACCATGTACGCACGCGCAGCGCCAAACGTGCTCTTTATCAGCGGATCGCCGTAGCGCTTCGTTCCGGAGGCCAAATCGTCAACGTTGATTGTCAGCCAGCGCAGGAGAAGAGGATCGCGAAGCGCCAGTTTGAGGCCTGGAAAACTCATTTGCGATTGTCCTATGACGAGCGGCAAGCGGGCGATTACCTGAGCGCGTGGGCGAAAGAGGACGTATATGTGCCGCTTGCTTCGGAGATCGTGCTCATGGAGGACGCAGGCTTCCGCGTCGAAGTCCTTTGGCGCAAAGACGCATTCGCGGTTCTGCAGGGCAGGCGATCCTAG
- a CDS encoding YbjQ family protein, whose product MATYSGTPGHQMVSTSFELPGYRVVRTLGVVRGIVVRSRSIFGTIGAGLQTLVGGNISLLTNLCEKTRAEAFDLMLKHAGDLGANAVIGARYDATEIMQGVTEVLAYGTAVVVERAPQ is encoded by the coding sequence ATGGCTACCTACTCGGGCACACCTGGCCACCAGATGGTCTCAACCAGCTTCGAGCTTCCCGGATATCGCGTGGTGCGAACACTCGGCGTGGTCCGCGGAATCGTGGTCCGCTCGCGTTCCATTTTCGGAACCATCGGAGCTGGATTGCAGACACTGGTTGGCGGCAACATCAGTCTGCTTACCAATCTCTGCGAAAAGACGCGTGCGGAAGCTTTCGATCTGATGCTGAAGCACGCTGGAGACCTCGGAGCGAATGCGGTGATCGGCGCTCGCTACGACGCTACTGAGATCATGCAGGGAGTCACTGAAGTACTGGCTTATGGAACCGCGGTGGTTGTGGAACGTGCTCCGCAGTAG
- a CDS encoding ZIP family metal transporter, protein MSPLALTIILGLTAAMADGVGGLIIIQRHWERRYLRYFVAVGSGFMLATALVEMLPESLRIAPKHAPAFLLLGYFLVHFFEHTVVPHFHFGEETHAGEFIHTHKSYSVLLGLVVHTFFDGIAIASGFLISNWLGWVIFIAVFLHKIPEGFTVGSVMLASGRSRRMAFTSSVILGASTLLGVLAMRAFAPMLHVGLPLSAGVTLYVAASDLIPEVNKEPGIRMALLVFVGVAVLLVLDSWIRV, encoded by the coding sequence ATGTCCCCTCTCGCTCTCACTATCATCCTGGGACTCACCGCGGCGATGGCCGACGGCGTGGGTGGCCTGATCATCATTCAGCGTCATTGGGAGCGGCGTTATCTACGCTACTTTGTCGCGGTCGGATCGGGATTCATGCTGGCAACAGCGTTAGTCGAGATGCTCCCCGAGAGCCTGCGCATTGCGCCGAAACATGCTCCGGCATTCCTGCTGCTGGGGTACTTTCTCGTTCATTTTTTCGAGCACACCGTTGTCCCTCATTTCCATTTCGGGGAAGAAACGCACGCCGGGGAGTTCATCCACACGCACAAGAGCTATTCGGTACTGCTCGGCCTGGTGGTCCACACGTTCTTCGACGGGATCGCGATCGCCTCCGGATTCCTGATTTCGAACTGGTTGGGATGGGTGATCTTCATAGCCGTATTCCTGCATAAAATTCCAGAAGGCTTCACCGTCGGCTCGGTGATGCTGGCCAGCGGACGCTCTCGCCGCATGGCGTTCACCTCATCGGTGATCCTAGGGGCTTCCACTCTGCTGGGCGTACTTGCCATGCGCGCGTTTGCACCGATGCTCCATGTCGGACTGCCGCTGTCTGCGGGTGTCACGTTGTATGTTGCCGCGTCTGATCTGATTCCAGAAGTGAATAAGGAGCCCGGAATCAGAATGGCACTGCTCGTCTTTGTTGGAGTAGCCGTGCTCCTAGTACTGGATAGTTGGATCCGCGTTTGA
- the ychF gene encoding redox-regulated ATPase YchF has product MKTGIIGLPQVGKTSLFKILTKAQVEERGHNPREAHIGIAKVPDERLDKLSALYSPKKLIHATVEYSDVAAIGKEALKESAYANNLRTVDALIHVLRAFDEPSIPHVGEIDPLRDARNVDFDLVVNDLGQIEKRLERLEKDLKKMKSAELEREFDLLKRAKAHLESERPLREMEMSPEDRKRIRGFMFLSQKPILYVLNVNESSTLGSDLEQAPAKYKLTEYASRPNAGVTAICGKVEAELADMGDEEAAEFLASYGLKESGLVRLIRKSYELLGLISFFTVGEDECRAWTIERGSRAQAAAGAIHSDLEKHFIRAETIHWDQLLEAGSEANARSRGTLRLEGKDYIVRDGDVMHIRHSA; this is encoded by the coding sequence ATGAAGACTGGCATTATCGGCCTGCCTCAGGTGGGCAAGACATCGCTGTTCAAGATTCTGACCAAAGCTCAAGTGGAGGAGCGTGGACACAATCCGCGTGAGGCCCATATTGGGATTGCGAAGGTACCCGACGAGCGCCTCGATAAGCTTTCGGCCCTGTACAGTCCAAAGAAACTCATTCATGCAACCGTGGAATACTCTGACGTCGCCGCTATCGGTAAGGAGGCGTTGAAAGAATCTGCTTACGCGAACAATCTGAGGACGGTTGACGCTCTCATTCACGTGCTGCGTGCATTTGACGAGCCCTCGATTCCTCATGTTGGTGAAATCGACCCGCTGCGCGACGCGCGCAACGTTGATTTCGATCTGGTAGTCAATGATCTCGGCCAGATCGAGAAGCGCCTGGAGCGTCTGGAAAAAGATTTGAAGAAAATGAAGTCGGCCGAACTGGAGCGCGAGTTCGATCTGCTGAAGCGTGCTAAGGCGCATCTCGAATCCGAGCGCCCGCTGCGCGAGATGGAGATGTCACCCGAAGATAGAAAGCGCATTCGCGGATTCATGTTTTTGAGCCAAAAACCAATCCTTTATGTACTGAACGTGAATGAGAGTTCCACGCTCGGTTCCGATCTGGAACAAGCTCCGGCAAAGTACAAGTTGACCGAGTATGCCTCGCGTCCAAACGCAGGAGTCACCGCGATTTGCGGAAAAGTGGAAGCCGAGCTCGCGGACATGGGCGACGAAGAAGCCGCGGAGTTTCTCGCAAGCTATGGCTTAAAAGAGAGCGGTCTCGTGCGCCTCATTCGCAAAAGCTACGAGCTACTCGGACTCATTTCATTCTTCACCGTCGGTGAAGACGAATGCCGGGCCTGGACGATCGAGCGCGGATCCCGCGCGCAGGCAGCGGCCGGAGCGATCCATTCCGATCTGGAGAAGCATTTCATTCGCGCTGAGACGATCCATTGGGATCAGCTTCTGGAAGCCGGTTCAGAGGCCAACGCGCGCTCGCGCGGCACGCTGCGACTTGAAGGCAAAGACTACATCGTGCGCGATGGCGACGTGATGCACATCCGCCACAGCGCCTGA
- a CDS encoding alpha-amylase family glycosyl hydrolase: MSTLPSLRRHPQLYEISTLQWLSKLSRKLGQKVLLGDVPVSEWERLRALGFDLVYLMGIWKRSTTGRLLSRSHLPLFSRYDEALPGWTLEDVAGSPFSIERYEPDPLIGSREDLEAVRRQLNDLGMRLILDFVPNHTGQDHPWVLEHPEYYVRGDLAAYRKAPGDFFMSEGANGRPEVIAYGRDPNFAPWTDTAQLNYFNPELRAAMIEQIRRIAQFCDGARCDMAMLLLNDSFHQNWEPLLEGIAAPVEEFWREATRAVTDFIWIAEAYCDCEWALQQLGFNFTYDKRLYDRLHDGFVRDVYLHLKADWEFQSRSVRFLENHDEGRAATAFGKNRLPAVAVLACTIPGMHFLNDGQLEGLPTQAVVQLARTREEVSDAEVLNLYERILRIVDAAEFHGSNWKLLEVEDSSDHTASDLIAYLWTGQGSYRLVVVNLGAGISTGRIYLPTEMLRSPSLRFDDVLNGHVYERQSSDLKQWGLFIKLDGFAAHVFAVPI, encoded by the coding sequence ATGAGCACTCTTCCTTCGCTGAGGCGGCATCCGCAGCTTTACGAAATCAGCACACTGCAGTGGTTATCCAAGCTAAGCCGCAAATTAGGCCAGAAGGTATTGCTGGGCGATGTTCCCGTTTCAGAATGGGAGCGCCTGCGAGCTCTTGGCTTCGATCTCGTTTACCTCATGGGCATATGGAAGCGGAGTACGACAGGCCGCCTGCTGTCGCGCAGCCATTTGCCGCTTTTCTCTCGATATGACGAGGCGCTTCCTGGCTGGACGCTGGAAGACGTCGCCGGCTCGCCATTCTCGATCGAGCGATACGAACCCGATCCGCTGATCGGAAGCCGGGAAGATTTGGAAGCTGTTCGTCGCCAGCTTAACGACCTCGGAATGCGCCTGATTCTCGATTTTGTGCCGAACCATACAGGGCAGGACCATCCCTGGGTTCTTGAACATCCCGAGTATTACGTTCGCGGCGATCTCGCGGCGTATCGTAAGGCACCCGGCGATTTTTTCATGAGCGAAGGCGCGAATGGCAGGCCGGAAGTGATCGCGTACGGACGCGATCCGAACTTTGCTCCGTGGACCGACACCGCTCAGCTCAACTATTTCAACCCGGAACTGCGGGCAGCGATGATCGAGCAGATTCGCCGCATCGCACAGTTCTGCGATGGCGCGCGCTGCGACATGGCGATGCTGCTGCTCAATGACAGCTTCCATCAGAACTGGGAGCCATTGTTGGAAGGGATAGCTGCGCCTGTGGAAGAGTTCTGGCGCGAGGCGACGCGGGCGGTTACGGACTTCATCTGGATCGCCGAAGCTTATTGCGATTGCGAGTGGGCCCTACAGCAGCTTGGGTTTAACTTTACGTATGACAAGCGGCTCTATGACCGCCTGCACGATGGGTTTGTCCGCGACGTTTATCTGCACCTCAAAGCCGATTGGGAGTTCCAGTCGCGCTCGGTGCGCTTTCTTGAAAACCACGATGAAGGCCGCGCTGCGACGGCTTTCGGCAAGAACCGGCTGCCGGCGGTCGCGGTTCTCGCGTGTACCATTCCGGGAATGCACTTTCTCAACGATGGGCAGCTCGAGGGCCTGCCGACCCAAGCCGTTGTGCAGCTCGCGCGCACGCGAGAAGAAGTAAGTGATGCTGAAGTCTTAAACCTATATGAGCGGATATTAAGGATCGTCGATGCTGCTGAGTTCCACGGCTCAAATTGGAAGCTGCTCGAAGTCGAAGATTCGAGCGACCACACGGCTTCAGATCTTATTGCTTACCTGTGGACTGGACAAGGAAGCTATCGGCTCGTTGTAGTGAATCTTGGCGCGGGAATCTCTACCGGGAGAATCTACCTTCCCACAGAGATGCTGCGATCACCTTCGCTGCGTTTCGATGACGTGCTGAACGGGCACGTATATGAACGGCAAAGCTCAGACCTGAAGCAGTGGGGATTGTTTATCAAGCTGGATGGGTTTGCTGCGCACGTGTTCGCGGTACCGATCTAG
- a CDS encoding UdgX family uracil-DNA binding protein (This protein belongs to the uracil DNA glycosylase superfamily, members of which act in excision repair of DNA. However, it belongs more specifically to UdgX branch, whose founding member was found to bind uracil in DNA (where it does not belong), without cleaving it, appears to promote DNA repair by a pathway involving RecA, rather than base excision.), translating into MSPKLRSISAANFLPARKTLPALREAAKSCRGCDLWQRGTQTVFGEGKPGAEVMLVGEQPGNDEDLQGRPFVGPAGRALDKALAAAGIDRDDVYVTNVVKHFKWEPRGKRRIHKKPNGMQIAACRPWFDEEVNVVKPKVIVALGATAAQALLGRDFRVTQSRGKVISTGATPIIATVHPSSILRAPDDESRHAEMAKFIDDLRVVASHIHSSRKAA; encoded by the coding sequence ATGTCTCCCAAGCTTCGCTCCATTTCGGCTGCAAATTTCCTGCCGGCGCGCAAGACACTTCCGGCGCTGCGCGAGGCCGCAAAGTCGTGCCGTGGCTGCGATCTATGGCAGCGCGGTACGCAAACTGTGTTTGGAGAAGGAAAGCCGGGCGCGGAAGTGATGCTGGTTGGCGAGCAGCCGGGCAACGATGAAGATCTGCAAGGACGTCCGTTTGTCGGTCCTGCGGGCCGAGCTCTGGACAAGGCGCTTGCTGCTGCAGGCATCGACCGCGATGACGTTTATGTAACCAACGTCGTAAAGCATTTCAAATGGGAACCGCGCGGCAAGCGCCGCATTCACAAGAAGCCTAACGGAATGCAGATTGCCGCGTGCCGTCCGTGGTTCGACGAAGAAGTGAATGTGGTTAAGCCAAAAGTCATCGTCGCACTCGGAGCGACGGCGGCGCAGGCTCTGCTCGGACGCGATTTCCGCGTCACTCAAAGTCGCGGGAAAGTAATTTCAACCGGAGCGACTCCGATTATTGCCACAGTCCACCCTTCCTCGATTTTGCGAGCGCCCGATGACGAATCCCGCCACGCTGAGATGGCCAAGTTCATCGATGACCTCCGCGTAGTGGCCTCGCACATCCATAGCAGTAGGAAAGCTGCTTGA
- a CDS encoding glycoside hydrolase family 3 C-terminal domain-containing protein, producing the protein MLLVVAVLFCHITLAQQTEQPPANVSKLPFMNPSLPVEQRVNDLLKRMTVEEKVSQLVNQSRAIPRLGIPAYDWWSESLHGVLSNGTTEFPEPIGLAATFDTKTIHQMAVDIGIEGRIKHMQFVRAGHSNIFEGLDFWAPNINIFRDPRWGRGQETYGEDPFLTARMGVAFVTGMQGDDPKYYRVISTPKHFAVHSGPEPTRHTADVVVSKHDELDTYLPAFRATVTEAKAGSVMCAYNSINGQPACVNQFLLDDQLRGKWKFQGYVVSDCGAVINIFQDHHFTKTQAEASALAVQRGMDNECVDFLAKVTDDHDYKPYLDAYKEGILKQGEIDTALRRLFTARIKLGMFDPPEMVPYTKIDESQLDSAEHRALARKLANESMVLLKNDGILPLKKSGIKIAVIGPLADQTKVLLGNYTGIPNHTVSMLEGLKAEFPEAQISFVPGTQFLRNEGEPVPASMLTTPDGQPGVKVDFSTGELFGAKPTPITSRQQSTVELQAEDVPPEASGKPLMVEWNGILTPTETGEFNIGVRAQGTFASVSVDGKLLAQEFMGTANDLESKVGHVHLEQGKKVAIKARYGRTQPGPIQMELIWSKYDRTPSPQAVTAAREADVVVAAVGITSELEGEEMPVSEEGFKGGDRTSLDLPKPEHDLLEAVASAGKPLVVVLMNGSALGVNWANEHANAILEAWYSGEEGGAAIAETLSGKNNPSGRLPVTFYKDISQLPPFEEYAMANRTYRYFEGAPLYPFGYGLSYTQFDYSDLKLPSGAIKAGAPLHAEVTVKNTGEKQGDEVVQLYLSFPNVQGAPHKALRGFERVHLNAGESKTVAFDLKGRDLSMVSEAGQPMIAAGTYKISVGGGQPGTEAKTVNGTFSIRGEAKLPE; encoded by the coding sequence TTGCTTCTCGTTGTGGCCGTGCTGTTCTGCCACATCACACTGGCGCAACAGACCGAGCAGCCACCGGCGAATGTATCCAAACTGCCGTTCATGAATCCATCGCTGCCGGTCGAGCAGCGCGTGAACGACTTGCTGAAGCGTATGACAGTGGAAGAAAAGGTGTCTCAACTCGTCAACCAATCGCGTGCTATTCCCCGATTGGGAATTCCCGCCTATGACTGGTGGAGCGAGAGCCTGCATGGCGTTCTGTCCAACGGGACCACGGAGTTTCCGGAGCCAATCGGACTGGCTGCGACCTTCGACACGAAAACCATCCACCAGATGGCAGTCGACATCGGCATCGAGGGACGCATCAAGCATATGCAGTTCGTTCGCGCCGGCCACAGCAACATCTTTGAAGGGCTGGACTTCTGGGCGCCGAACATCAACATCTTTCGTGATCCGCGCTGGGGACGCGGGCAGGAAACCTACGGCGAAGATCCATTCCTCACCGCGCGCATGGGCGTCGCCTTTGTTACCGGTATGCAAGGCGACGATCCAAAGTACTATCGCGTGATTTCCACTCCTAAGCACTTCGCCGTACACAGTGGACCTGAACCGACACGCCACACTGCCGATGTAGTCGTGAGCAAGCACGATGAACTCGACACATACTTGCCGGCCTTTCGCGCCACGGTTACGGAAGCGAAAGCAGGTTCGGTAATGTGTGCCTACAACAGCATCAATGGACAGCCAGCCTGCGTGAATCAGTTCCTGCTCGACGATCAATTGCGTGGTAAATGGAAATTCCAGGGATACGTTGTCTCCGATTGCGGCGCGGTGATCAACATCTTCCAGGATCACCATTTCACCAAGACGCAAGCTGAAGCATCCGCCCTCGCGGTCCAGCGCGGCATGGACAACGAATGCGTCGACTTTCTTGCCAAGGTCACTGACGATCACGATTACAAGCCATATCTCGACGCCTACAAGGAAGGCATCTTGAAGCAAGGCGAGATCGATACTGCCCTCCGCCGCCTCTTCACCGCGCGGATCAAGTTGGGCATGTTCGATCCTCCCGAAATGGTGCCATACACCAAAATTGACGAGAGCCAACTCGACAGCGCTGAACATCGCGCCCTGGCTCGCAAGCTGGCGAATGAATCGATGGTGCTGCTCAAAAACGATGGCATCCTTCCCTTAAAGAAAAGCGGAATTAAGATCGCCGTCATTGGCCCACTTGCCGATCAGACGAAGGTGCTTCTCGGGAATTACACTGGCATTCCCAACCACACGGTATCGATGCTGGAAGGATTAAAGGCGGAATTTCCTGAAGCGCAGATCAGTTTCGTTCCGGGAACGCAGTTCCTGCGCAATGAAGGCGAACCGGTTCCGGCTTCGATGCTGACTACTCCCGACGGACAGCCTGGAGTTAAAGTCGATTTCTCTACAGGCGAACTGTTTGGAGCCAAACCTACGCCGATCACGAGCCGTCAGCAATCGACGGTCGAGTTGCAAGCAGAGGATGTTCCACCCGAAGCTTCCGGCAAGCCGTTAATGGTTGAATGGAACGGTATCCTTACGCCGACGGAAACCGGGGAGTTCAACATTGGCGTCAGGGCGCAAGGAACGTTTGCGTCGGTCAGCGTCGACGGTAAGCTGCTCGCGCAAGAATTCATGGGGACTGCAAACGACCTCGAATCCAAAGTCGGACATGTTCATTTGGAGCAAGGCAAAAAGGTCGCAATCAAGGCCCGTTACGGACGGACGCAACCAGGTCCCATCCAAATGGAACTGATCTGGTCGAAGTACGACCGCACTCCATCTCCCCAAGCGGTCACTGCGGCAAGAGAAGCTGACGTAGTGGTTGCCGCAGTCGGCATCACCAGCGAACTTGAAGGCGAAGAGATGCCGGTGAGCGAAGAAGGCTTCAAGGGAGGCGATCGCACCAGCCTCGATCTTCCCAAACCGGAACACGATCTGCTCGAAGCTGTAGCCTCTGCGGGCAAACCTCTGGTTGTCGTGCTGATGAACGGCAGCGCGCTCGGCGTGAACTGGGCGAATGAGCACGCGAATGCGATTCTCGAAGCCTGGTACTCAGGCGAAGAAGGCGGCGCCGCAATCGCGGAAACTCTGAGCGGCAAAAACAACCCCAGTGGTCGTCTGCCGGTTACTTTCTATAAAGACATTAGCCAGCTGCCGCCTTTCGAAGAGTACGCGATGGCGAACAGAACGTATCGGTATTTCGAAGGCGCGCCGTTGTACCCCTTCGGATACGGGCTGAGCTACACGCAGTTCGATTACAGCGACCTGAAGCTGCCCTCAGGCGCTATAAAGGCCGGCGCTCCTCTCCATGCTGAGGTCACAGTGAAGAACACTGGAGAAAAACAAGGCGACGAAGTAGTCCAGCTCTATCTCAGCTTTCCCAATGTGCAGGGTGCTCCACACAAAGCGCTGCGCGGGTTCGAGCGCGTGCACTTGAACGCTGGTGAAAGCAAGACCGTCGCATTTGATCTCAAAGGTCGCGATCTGAGCATGGTGTCCGAAGCGGGCCAGCCAATGATCGCTGCAGGGACTTACAAAATTTCGGTTGGCGGCGGGCAGCCGGGAACCGAAGCCAAGACGGTCAACGGCACTTTTTCAATTCGTGGAGAGGCGAAGCTGCCGGAGTAG
- a CDS encoding zf-HC2 domain-containing protein translates to MKCKDFLKELNEYLDGNIDVQLKTELEEHLQWCHNCFVVCNTTQKTIEIYRDNEVYPLPEPIRDRLHQAIVSKCKSKREQTT, encoded by the coding sequence GTGAAGTGCAAAGACTTCCTTAAAGAACTGAACGAATACCTGGACGGCAACATTGACGTCCAGCTTAAAACGGAGCTGGAAGAACACCTCCAGTGGTGCCACAACTGCTTCGTTGTCTGCAATACAACGCAAAAGACCATCGAGATCTACCGAGACAACGAAGTTTATCCCCTCCCAGAACCCATCCGAGATCGACTCCACCAAGCAATCGTCAGCAAATGTAAAAGCAAGCGGGAACAGACTACCTAG
- a CDS encoding sigma-70 family RNA polymerase sigma factor: protein MNSLEAPKIAEPQTEELALVEAARQGDVGAFEQLIKRYDRNVFRIAQHITQNREDAEDVVQDAFIKAYQNLNQFQGNSKFYTWLVRIAVNEALMKLRRRKTSKTVSIDEDVETEEGSMPREVADWGPNPEQLYGQSELGDILQRTIQGLPQSFRTVFVLRDIEGLSTEETAEMLNLSVPAVKSRLLRARLQLRERLNRYFQKGKRDGAKPQ, encoded by the coding sequence ATGAACAGTCTTGAAGCACCAAAAATTGCGGAGCCACAGACCGAAGAACTGGCGCTGGTAGAAGCGGCACGCCAGGGCGACGTCGGCGCGTTTGAGCAATTAATCAAGCGCTACGACCGGAATGTGTTCCGTATCGCGCAGCACATCACGCAGAACCGCGAGGACGCCGAAGACGTTGTTCAGGACGCCTTTATCAAGGCCTACCAGAACCTGAATCAATTCCAGGGCAATTCGAAGTTCTATACATGGCTTGTGCGCATAGCAGTGAATGAAGCCCTGATGAAACTGCGCAGGCGAAAGACTAGCAAAACTGTATCGATCGACGAGGACGTGGAGACCGAAGAGGGCAGCATGCCCCGCGAGGTCGCCGATTGGGGTCCAAACCCGGAACAGCTTTACGGTCAATCGGAATTGGGGGACATACTCCAAAGGACAATCCAAGGTTTACCCCAAAGTTTCCGCACCGTTTTCGTATTGCGGGACATCGAAGGATTATCGACAGAAGAGACGGCAGAGATGTTAAATTTAAGCGTCCCTGCCGTGAAATCGCGGCTTTTGAGAGCAAGGCTCCAACTTCGGGAGCGCCTCAACCGCTACTTCCAAAAAGGTAAAAGGGACGGGGCTAAGCCGCAGTGA
- a CDS encoding cupredoxin domain-containing protein, producing MLPDKARFHLFALIGALLLSSCNSKPSELHYEFVFVTMRKFAIEPAIIRAKQGEHLELQVSTKDVQHGFQVEQLGINESIQPGTTVKIPIDTSKKGEFKVNCSIICGPGHDDMQAKIVIE from the coding sequence TTGCTGCCCGATAAAGCCAGATTTCATCTGTTTGCGCTGATTGGCGCGCTGCTCCTAAGTTCCTGCAACAGCAAGCCTTCCGAGCTGCACTACGAATTTGTGTTTGTGACAATGCGAAAATTCGCCATTGAGCCCGCAATAATTCGAGCAAAACAGGGCGAACACCTCGAGCTTCAAGTTTCGACCAAAGACGTTCAGCACGGGTTTCAAGTGGAGCAGCTTGGGATTAATGAATCCATTCAGCCCGGGACAACGGTGAAAATACCCATCGACACGTCAAAAAAGGGCGAATTCAAAGTCAACTGCAGCATCATCTGCGGACCGGGTCACGACGATATGCAGGCGAAGATTGTGATTGAGTGA
- a CDS encoding GAF domain-containing protein, translating to MADLEQLRNTVERASSKRLGDHVEHLRREIAEDVIREIAPLLASSGNGAGPSAQREASSEVLRAAVAGIHDAHSQADILKALLEGAAKFGARVALFVVRGNTLAGWQARGLADENIRGISIDASKGLASRAIADRSRHSGSIAEFDDAFAQQQGAPHDNSCTIFPLVVKEKVAAVLYVDSGSKASSAADYAAVEVLTRFACVWLEHEAGKRQAAPGAEGSAEASAPASVSSTPVSPAATSAPAAEPSLGNVPADEQEIHKKAQRFAKLLVDEIKLYNQAKVAEGKQNRSIYKLLREDIEKSRATYEKRYSATPAASGKYFDSEVIRILADNDRSLLGSDFPG from the coding sequence ATGGCTGACCTCGAACAACTTCGGAACACGGTAGAGCGCGCGTCCTCCAAGCGCCTCGGCGATCACGTTGAGCACTTGCGGAGGGAGATCGCCGAAGACGTAATCCGCGAGATTGCTCCCTTACTGGCATCTTCCGGCAACGGCGCCGGTCCATCGGCTCAGCGCGAGGCCTCCAGCGAGGTGCTCCGCGCCGCGGTTGCAGGCATCCACGACGCACACTCCCAGGCCGACATCCTCAAAGCGCTGCTTGAAGGAGCAGCCAAATTCGGTGCGCGAGTAGCTTTGTTTGTGGTACGCGGCAACACCTTGGCCGGTTGGCAGGCGCGCGGACTGGCCGACGAGAACATTCGCGGAATCTCGATCGATGCCTCGAAGGGGCTCGCTTCGCGGGCGATTGCGGATCGATCGCGTCATTCGGGATCCATCGCGGAGTTTGATGATGCTTTCGCACAACAGCAGGGAGCCCCTCACGACAACTCCTGCACAATCTTTCCCCTTGTGGTGAAGGAAAAGGTCGCCGCAGTCCTTTACGTCGATTCCGGCAGCAAGGCTTCGAGCGCTGCCGACTATGCGGCTGTCGAGGTTCTCACGCGTTTTGCTTGTGTGTGGCTCGAGCACGAGGCTGGTAAGAGACAGGCTGCTCCTGGGGCCGAGGGAAGCGCTGAAGCTTCAGCGCCAGCCAGCGTTTCGTCAACCCCTGTCAGTCCCGCAGCAACATCTGCGCCCGCCGCCGAACCATCGCTCGGCAACGTCCCTGCAGACGAGCAGGAGATTCATAAAAAGGCGCAGCGCTTCGCCAAGCTTCTGGTCGACGAAATCAAGCTCTACAACCAAGCAAAGGTCGCAGAGGGCAAGCAGAATCGCTCTATTTACAAGCTCTTGCGGGAAGACATTGAAAAGAGCCGGGCTACATACGAGAAGCGTTACAGCGCCACGCCGGCGGCTTCGGGTAAGTATTTCGACTCAGAAGTGATCCGAATCCTTGCTGATAACGACCGTTCTCTCCTTGGAAGCGACTTTCCGGGCTGA